Proteins found in one Candidatus Tisiphia endosymbiont of Beris chalybata genomic segment:
- a CDS encoding IS630 family transposase: MVPIYFFDETRFGTNTKHGLGWFEKGSRTPVPTKLGFKSFYLYSATNHRDGDSFSLIIPNVDKACMQVFLNEFAKHITTKVILVMDGAGWHKGLTIPANIEIMYLPPYSPELNPVERLWQHLKDSVLKNKVYDCLTKLEDAVIEFIQSISIETIKSICNCSYIYL; this comes from the coding sequence ATGGTACCTATTTATTTTTTTGATGAGACTAGGTTTGGGACCAATACAAAACATGGTTTAGGATGGTTTGAAAAAGGCAGTAGGACTCCAGTTCCTACAAAGCTGGGATTTAAATCATTTTATCTTTATTCTGCTACAAATCATAGAGATGGAGACTCTTTTAGTTTAATTATTCCGAATGTTGATAAGGCCTGTATGCAAGTTTTTCTTAATGAATTTGCGAAACATATAACTACAAAAGTTATACTAGTGATGGATGGAGCTGGATGGCATAAAGGTCTTACAATACCAGCTAATATTGAGATTATGTACTTACCACCATATAGTCCAGAGTTAAATCCTGTAGAGAGGTTGTGGCAACATTTAAAAGATTCGGTATTAAAAAATAAAGTTTACGATTGTTTAACTAAACTTGAAGATGCTGTAATTGAATTTATTCAATCTATTTCAATAGAAACTATAAAATCTATATGTAATTGTTCATATATCTATTTATAA
- a CDS encoding helix-turn-helix domain-containing protein produces MPKVSKMINDELVLKAREALNNGGKNGVVVTRLKAILASSKHGIKKVAEVYDINRSSLHRWVALFRDQGIDGLKNIAKPSRSKLNTAQKDEIKTLIKRDSSITIKKLKIVIKEKFDIDIEKSSIHRMLGALGFRHITGRKRHYKADTSSQEEFKKKSTTSTPR; encoded by the coding sequence ATGCCTAAAGTATCAAAAATGATAAATGACGAATTAGTATTAAAAGCAAGGGAAGCTTTGAATAACGGAGGGAAGAATGGTGTTGTAGTAACAAGATTAAAAGCCATACTAGCATCGAGTAAGCATGGTATTAAGAAAGTAGCGGAAGTTTATGATATCAACAGATCTTCGCTACATAGATGGGTTGCTCTATTTCGAGATCAAGGCATTGATGGTCTCAAGAACATAGCAAAGCCTTCTAGATCAAAATTAAATACTGCTCAAAAAGATGAGATTAAAACTTTGATAAAGAGAGACAGTAGTATTACGATTAAGAAATTAAAGATAGTGATAAAAGAAAAATTTGATATAGATATAGAAAAATCTAGTATACATAGAATGCTAGGGGCACTTGGGTTTAGGCATATTACTGGTAGAAAGAGGCATTACAAAGCTGACACATCTTCTCAAGAAGAATTCAAAAAAAAATCTACAACAAGTACACCAAGATAA
- a CDS encoding transposase codes for MVPIYFFDETRFGTNTKHGLGWFEKGSRTPVPTKLGFKSFYLYSATNHRDGDSFSLIIPNVDKACMQVFLNEFAKHITTKVILVMDGAGWHKGLIPFPHYKQRY; via the coding sequence ATGGTACCTATTTATTTTTTTGATGAGACTAGGTTTGGGACCAATACAAAACATGGTTTAGGATGGTTTGAAAAAGGCAGTAGGACTCCAGTTCCTACAAAGCTGGGATTTAAATCATTTTATCTTTATTCTGCTACAAATCATAGAGATGGAGACTCTTTTAGTTTAATTATTCCGAATGTTGATAAGGCCTGTATGCAAGTTTTTCTTAATGAATTTGCGAAACATATAACTACAAAAGTTATACTAGTGATGGATGGAGCTGGATGGCATAAAGGTCTTATACCATTTCCCCATTATAAGCAGAGATATTAG
- a CDS encoding IS3 family transposase, with product MVDKDYKDLSVRRQSQLLNLNRSSLYYKDSEKDQDNYLSNRIVEIYSNYPIYGYRRITAILRREVVIVNSKKVRRLMKLMNLQAIYPSINTSKRNLKEAIYPYLLSGLEVIKPNQVWQVDITYLRVQSGFMYLVALIDVYTRLVVGYRLSNSLNTESCLLALEDAIAKYGKPSIINSDQGSQFTSEDWINELRRCVISISMTGKGRCNDNAHIERLWRSFKYEGSYLYRCTSVLELKNNIPKWLNWYNNQRPHQALEYKTPFEIYSGFMDKSCDLPTIPLLPQQLQNYKNNIFVDSL from the coding sequence ATGGTAGATAAGGATTATAAAGATTTAAGTGTTCGTCGGCAAAGTCAGCTATTGAATCTGAACCGCTCCAGCCTATATTACAAGGATTCGGAGAAGGATCAAGATAATTATTTAAGTAATAGAATAGTTGAGATCTATAGTAATTATCCGATATATGGTTACCGGCGAATAACGGCGATACTTAGGAGAGAAGTGGTAATTGTTAACAGCAAAAAAGTCAGGAGGTTGATGAAACTAATGAATTTGCAAGCAATTTACCCTTCGATTAATACAAGTAAAAGAAACCTAAAAGAAGCTATTTATCCATATTTGCTATCAGGGTTAGAGGTTATAAAGCCAAATCAGGTATGGCAGGTGGATATCACTTATTTAAGGGTACAAAGTGGTTTTATGTATTTGGTTGCATTAATCGATGTTTATACTAGATTAGTAGTAGGATATCGTTTATCAAATAGTTTAAATACAGAGAGCTGTTTGCTAGCGTTAGAAGATGCTATAGCTAAATATGGGAAGCCGTCGATAATTAATAGTGATCAAGGTAGCCAGTTTACCAGCGAGGATTGGATTAATGAATTGAGGAGATGCGTCATAAGCATCAGCATGACGGGCAAAGGCAGGTGTAACGATAATGCCCATATTGAGCGTTTATGGCGATCGTTTAAGTATGAGGGGTCGTATTTATACCGGTGTACTTCAGTTTTAGAGTTGAAAAATAATATCCCGAAATGGTTGAATTGGTATAACAATCAAAGGCCCCATCAGGCTTTGGAGTACAAAACGCCGTTTGAGATATATAGTGGATTTATGGATAAGTCTTGCGACTTACCCACAATTCCACTATTACCACAACAGCTACAAAATTATAAAAATAATATTTTTGTAGATAGTTTATGA